In the genome of Caldisericaceae bacterium, the window GCTTGGACCTAAATAAACAAAACCAGAGGTAGGTTGAGTAAAGCCTGTTATTATTTGAAGAAGTGTTGTTTTTCCAGAGCCATTTTTCCCAATAAGAGCAATACGCTCGCCCCTCATTATTTTTAAATTGATATCCTTTAGGATAATTTTACCGTCGAACTCTTTTGAGATATTTCTTAATTCACAGACTTTCTCACTTCCTATATCACCACTTTCAATGTTAATTGAGATGGTTTTGTTATATGTAGTTTCGGGCAGTTTTAATTTTTCAATTTGTTTTTCTCTTGCTAACGCTTGACTTGACCGAGTGCCGTATCTAAATTTTTCGATGAATTTCCTCTCTTTTTCAATGTAGAGTTTAAGTTTCTCTAACTCTTTTCTTTTCGTCTCATCTTCGATTGTTTTTATTTTCATAAAGTTATCGTAATTACCTGGATATTCTTTGAGTTTGCCATTTTCAAGATAAAGAATTGAGTTTGCTAATTTATTTATTAAAACTTTGTCGTGAGAGACAATAAGCACTCCACCTTTAAAACTTTTTAGATACGTTTCAAGTTTTTCGATGGTTTCTATGCTAAGATTGTTTGTCGGTTCATCAAGTATTAATATGTCAGGTTTTGACAAAATCGCACCTATTAAAAGACACTTTGTCCTTTCGCCACCACTCATATTTGAAATACTTTTTTTGACAGTTTCTTCATCCAAGTCAAATGCACTTAAAAGTTTTGTTATTTCGCTTTTGTAGGCGTAACCTCCAAGTTTTTCAAACTCTTCAACAATATCTGAAATTTCATCTGGTTCTGTAAGATTGTGGGTAACTTCTATTTTTCTTTCAATATCTTTAATTTGCTTTATTCCTTCTTCAATGATCTCTAAGCCAGTTCTATTGGTTGCTTTAATTTCTTGAGGCACATAGGCAATTTTACCATTCACAAAAACTGAGCCTTTGTCTTGCTCTTTATTACCAACTATTATCTCAAGAAGAGTAGTTTTACCAGAGCCGTTTTCTCCAACTATTACCTTTTTTTCTCTATCTAAAGTAAAACTCACCTCATTGAGGATAGTTTTACCTTGAATAGAATAATAAATACCATCTACAATAAGCATATCTTTAAAAACAAAAATAATTGGATCAAAAACTTACAATAAAAGTAATTACTAAACTAATTCTTGAGGTGTATGTTCTTCGATTTCTATCTCATCTTGCATTGTCAAAAATCCTATAAGAAAGAAGATTTCACCGATATACATAATTAAGAAACCAACAACTACGATAAGTAGGATAGCACCAATAAAGTAAAGGTCACTTCCAGTTTTAAAATAACTGTTATTTAAAACTTCGCCTAAGTCTTTAAAACTCTTTTTTACAAAATAAGCACTGATAACTGCTATTGCATAAATTAGTAAAAGATAAAGGATTACGGATGCTGATAATAAGCCTGCAAGCCCTCTTAACGAGAAGGCAAGGAAAGATATTCCACCTAAAATAGCAATGATAATAGCAACAACTCCACCTAAAACCGATATAAGGGAAGCTGTTAGAAAGTTTGAGAATATCTCTTTTTTATC includes:
- a CDS encoding ATP-binding cassette domain-containing protein, yielding MLIVDGIYYSIQGKTILNEVSFTLDREKKVIVGENGSGKTTLLEIIVGNKEQDKGSVFVNGKIAYVPQEIKATNRTGLEIIEEGIKQIKDIERKIEVTHNLTEPDEISDIVEEFEKLGGYAYKSEITKLLSAFDLDEETVKKSISNMSGGERTKCLLIGAILSKPDILILDEPTNNLSIETIEKLETYLKSFKGGVLIVSHDKVLINKLANSILYLENGKLKEYPGNYDNFMKIKTIEDETKRKELEKLKLYIEKERKFIEKFRYGTRSSQALAREKQIEKLKLPETTYNKTISINIESGDIGSEKVCELRNISKEFDGKIILKDINLKIMRGERIALIGKNGSGKTTLLQIITGFTQPTSGFVYLGPS
- a CDS encoding DUF996 domain-containing protein, which gives rise to MKKINLSSAKTLGIIGFIILLLLPFFFKRYMSTFIVSLAYYVLVLLALNDISSKLDKKEIFSNFLTASLISVLGGVVAIIIAILGGISFLAFSLRGLAGLLSASVILYLLLIYAIAVISAYFVKKSFKDLGEVLNNSYFKTGSDLYFIGAILLIVVVGFLIMYIGEIFFLIGFLTMQDEIEIEEHTPQELV